A genome region from Micromonospora inyonensis includes the following:
- the rlmB gene encoding 23S rRNA (guanosine(2251)-2'-O)-methyltransferase RlmB produces MPGNSQRRGRRLAPKAGAPKGSGGKNRDALAGRGKTLPADERPWHKAYSGTEKLPQRTAWKQDKERRAAAEEGRAPKIGQPGSKDTTWGKGGGRGVPAAKGRGGKPAARSGPRVAPGRRSNPAKDSPELLVGRNPVLESLRTHVPATALYTAQGIDADDRVKEIIRTAADRGIAILEISRAELDRMTGGVLHQGVGLQVPSFAYEPFEDLVAAALEQTAPLLVALDGVTDPRNLGAVIRSAAAFGAQGVFVPERRAAGITATAWRTSAGAAARVPVAQVTNLTRSLRACQDAGFMVVGLDADGETDLYDLEAAVGPLVVVVGSEGRGLSRLVGETCDLTVRIPMVSDVESLNASVAAAVTLAEVSRRRSAG; encoded by the coding sequence ATGCCCGGCAACTCACAGCGCCGAGGCCGGCGACTGGCCCCGAAGGCGGGAGCCCCGAAGGGCTCCGGCGGCAAGAACCGGGACGCCCTCGCCGGGCGGGGGAAGACCCTGCCTGCCGACGAGCGTCCCTGGCACAAGGCGTACTCGGGCACCGAGAAGCTGCCCCAGCGCACCGCCTGGAAGCAGGACAAGGAGCGGCGTGCCGCCGCCGAGGAGGGGCGTGCCCCCAAGATCGGCCAGCCCGGTAGCAAGGACACCACCTGGGGCAAGGGCGGGGGCCGGGGCGTCCCCGCCGCCAAGGGGCGTGGCGGCAAGCCGGCCGCCCGCAGTGGCCCCCGGGTCGCTCCGGGCCGCCGGTCGAACCCGGCGAAGGACAGCCCCGAGCTGCTGGTCGGCCGGAACCCGGTGCTGGAGTCGCTGCGGACGCACGTCCCGGCGACCGCGCTCTACACCGCCCAGGGCATCGACGCCGACGACCGGGTCAAGGAGATCATCCGGACGGCCGCCGACCGGGGCATCGCCATCCTGGAAATCAGCCGGGCCGAACTGGACCGGATGACCGGGGGCGTGCTGCACCAGGGCGTCGGTCTCCAGGTGCCGTCGTTCGCGTACGAGCCGTTCGAGGACCTGGTGGCGGCGGCGCTGGAGCAGACCGCCCCGCTGCTGGTGGCGCTGGACGGGGTCACCGACCCGCGCAACCTCGGGGCGGTGATCCGGTCGGCCGCCGCGTTCGGCGCGCAGGGTGTCTTCGTGCCGGAACGGCGGGCTGCGGGGATCACCGCGACCGCCTGGCGGACCAGTGCCGGCGCGGCGGCGCGGGTGCCGGTGGCGCAGGTGACGAACCTGACCCGATCCCTGAGGGCCTGCCAGGACGCCGGGTTCATGGTGGTCGGGCTGGACGCCGACGGCGAGACCGACCTCTACGACCTGGAGGCCGCGGTCGGCCCGCTGGTCGTGGTGGTCGGCTCGGAGGGGCGCGGCCTGTCCCGCCTGGTCGGCGAGACCTGCGACCTGACCGTGCGCATCCCGATGGTCTCCGATGTGGAGTCACTGAACGCCAGCGTCGCGGCGGCGGTCACCCTCGCCGAGGTGTCCCGGCGGCGTAGCGCCGGCTGA
- a CDS encoding VOC family protein, protein MTMNAITRSQVYVLDQDEALDFYVGKLGLEVSTDQDLGFMRWLTVRVPGDPGREILLEKPGPPALDPATAEQVRELLTKGALGGYLFMTTDDAHRTYADLVAKGVDVTDEPTDRPYGIDFGIRDPFGNRIRVGQMH, encoded by the coding sequence ATGACGATGAACGCGATCACCCGCTCCCAGGTCTACGTCCTCGACCAGGACGAGGCCCTCGACTTCTACGTCGGCAAGCTCGGCCTGGAGGTCAGCACCGACCAGGATCTCGGCTTCATGCGTTGGCTGACGGTCCGGGTTCCGGGCGACCCGGGCCGGGAGATCCTGCTGGAGAAGCCCGGCCCGCCGGCCCTGGACCCGGCCACCGCCGAGCAGGTGCGGGAGCTGCTGACCAAGGGCGCGCTGGGCGGTTACCTCTTCATGACCACCGACGACGCGCACCGGACGTACGCGGACCTGGTGGCCAAGGGCGTGGACGTCACCGACGAGCCGACCGACCGCCCCTACGGCATCGACTTCGGCATCCGTGACCCCTTCGGCAACCGCATCCGCGTGGGCCAGATGCACTGA
- a CDS encoding GNAT family N-acetyltransferase: protein MVDVPGPDGVLLETERLRLRQLTRADLDHLVALDGDPEVMRFLTNGRPTPLPVIRGEVLPRLLRQYDETPGLGRWAAIDRAGGDFLGWFALDPPGEDVAGNEAELGYRLRRAAWGRGLATEGSRALVRYAFDALGLHRIRAETMAANTRSRRVLEKSGLRYVRTFHLTWDDPIPGSEHGEVEYEVRRQGC from the coding sequence ATGGTCGACGTACCCGGCCCCGACGGCGTCCTCCTGGAGACGGAGCGGCTGCGGCTGCGGCAGCTCACCAGGGCGGATCTCGATCACCTCGTCGCGCTGGACGGTGACCCGGAGGTCATGCGCTTTCTGACCAACGGTCGGCCGACCCCGCTCCCGGTGATCCGGGGCGAGGTGCTGCCCCGGCTGCTCCGCCAGTACGACGAGACGCCCGGTCTCGGCCGCTGGGCGGCGATCGACCGGGCCGGCGGTGACTTCCTGGGCTGGTTCGCCCTCGACCCACCCGGCGAGGACGTGGCCGGGAACGAGGCGGAACTGGGCTACCGGCTGCGGCGGGCGGCGTGGGGGCGCGGGCTGGCCACGGAGGGCTCCCGGGCCCTCGTCCGGTACGCGTTCGACGCCCTTGGGCTGCACCGGATCCGGGCGGAGACGATGGCGGCCAACACCCGCTCCCGGCGGGTGCTGGAGAAGAGTGGTCTCCGGTACGTCCGCACGTTCCATCTCACCTGGGACGACCCGATACCAGGCAGTGAGCACGGCGAGGTGGAGTACGAGGTCCGCCGCCAGGGATGCTAG
- a CDS encoding ABC transporter ATP-binding protein, producing MATVTYAKASRIYAGTERPAVNQLDLEIGDGEFLVLVGPSGCGKSTSLRMLAGLEDVDEGSIYIDQRDVTHLPPKARDIAMVFQNYALYPHMSVYENMAFALKLRKTPKSEIDRRVKEAAALLQLEEYLSRKPKALSGGQRQRVAMGRAIVREPQVFLMDEPLSNLDAKLRVQTRTQIASLQAKLGVTTVYVTHDQVEAMTMGHRVAVMLDGVLQQVDTPRALYDTPANVFVAGFMGSPAMNIKTVPLGEHGATFAEMSIPLTREQVEAARAEGGNGKVTVGFRPEDCELVSPTEGGMPVVVELVEDLGSDANIYGHAALEGANERFVVRTDRRAMPNMGDTVFVKPHTGRIHVFNAASGNRI from the coding sequence ATGGCCACGGTCACCTACGCCAAGGCGTCCCGCATCTACGCGGGCACCGAGCGGCCCGCCGTCAACCAGCTCGACCTGGAGATCGGCGACGGGGAGTTCCTCGTCCTGGTCGGCCCCTCCGGTTGCGGCAAGTCCACCAGCCTGCGGATGCTCGCCGGCCTGGAGGACGTCGACGAGGGCTCGATCTACATCGACCAGCGCGACGTCACCCACCTGCCCCCGAAGGCCCGCGACATCGCGATGGTCTTCCAGAACTACGCCCTCTACCCGCACATGTCGGTGTACGAGAACATGGCGTTCGCGCTCAAGCTCCGCAAGACCCCCAAGTCGGAGATCGACCGGCGGGTCAAGGAGGCGGCCGCGCTGCTCCAGCTCGAGGAGTACCTCAGCCGCAAGCCGAAGGCGCTCTCCGGTGGCCAGCGCCAGCGGGTCGCGATGGGCCGGGCCATCGTCCGCGAGCCCCAGGTCTTCCTCATGGACGAGCCGCTGTCGAACCTCGACGCCAAGCTCCGGGTGCAGACCCGTACCCAGATCGCGTCGCTCCAGGCGAAGCTCGGTGTCACCACCGTCTACGTCACCCACGACCAGGTCGAGGCGATGACCATGGGCCACCGGGTGGCCGTCATGCTCGACGGTGTCCTCCAGCAGGTGGACACCCCCCGGGCGCTCTACGACACCCCGGCGAACGTCTTCGTCGCCGGTTTCATGGGCTCCCCGGCGATGAACATCAAGACCGTTCCGCTGGGCGAGCACGGCGCGACCTTCGCCGAGATGAGCATCCCGCTCACCCGCGAGCAGGTCGAGGCGGCCCGCGCCGAGGGCGGCAACGGCAAGGTCACCGTGGGCTTCCGCCCGGAGGACTGCGAGCTGGTCAGCCCGACCGAGGGCGGCATGCCGGTCGTCGTCGAGCTGGTCGAGGACCTCGGCTCGGACGCCAACATCTACGGCCACGCCGCGCTGGAGGGCGCGAACGAGCGGTTCGTCGTCCGTACCGACCGTCGGGCCATGCCGAACATGGGTGACACCGTGTTCGTCAAGCCGCACACCGGCCGGATCCACGTCTTCAACGCCGCCAGCGGCAACCGGATCTGA
- the cysS gene encoding cysteine--tRNA ligase → MTLRLYDTATRSVRDFVPREAGKVGVYLCGLTLQAPPHIGHLRSGVNYDVLRRWLLAKGFEVTFIRNLTDIDDKLLVKSCEQDRPFWAIAYANEQILAAAYRTLNVLSPTYEPRATGHVPEMHELIATLIERGHAYPATDGSGDVYFDVGSWPAYGTLSGQSPDDMQSAGDAPDRGKRDPRDFALWKGAKPDEPADAYWPSPWGRGRPGWHIECSAMCWRYLGAEFDIHGGGLDLTFPHHENEIAQSTAAGLPFARYWVHHGLLSLDGAKMGKSAGNALDLAYVASLGVRPVELRYYFASAHYRSRIDYTEDALRESATAYRRIEGFVQRAAERVGAGHPGELPAAFTAAMDDDLNTSAALAVLHDVLRDGNTALAGGDDVTVRTALAAVRAMLDILGVDPLDAAWTGGGRGDDLRGVVDSLVALALEQRAQARGRKDWAAADAVRDQLKQAGVMVEDTPQGPRWTIGEQD, encoded by the coding sequence GTGACGCTACGCCTGTATGACACCGCCACCCGTTCGGTCCGGGACTTCGTCCCGCGGGAAGCCGGCAAGGTGGGGGTCTACCTGTGTGGTCTCACCCTCCAGGCGCCCCCGCACATCGGTCATCTTCGCTCCGGCGTCAACTACGACGTGTTGCGCCGCTGGCTGCTGGCGAAGGGCTTCGAGGTCACCTTCATCCGCAACCTGACCGACATCGACGACAAGCTGCTGGTCAAGTCGTGCGAGCAGGACCGCCCGTTCTGGGCGATCGCGTACGCCAACGAGCAGATCCTGGCCGCCGCGTACCGGACGCTGAACGTGCTGTCGCCGACGTACGAACCCCGGGCCACCGGGCACGTCCCGGAGATGCACGAGCTGATCGCCACGCTGATCGAGCGGGGACACGCCTACCCGGCCACCGACGGCTCCGGCGACGTCTACTTCGACGTCGGCTCCTGGCCGGCGTACGGCACGCTCTCCGGCCAGTCGCCGGACGACATGCAGTCCGCCGGGGACGCCCCCGACCGGGGCAAGCGTGACCCACGTGACTTCGCGCTCTGGAAAGGCGCCAAGCCGGACGAGCCGGCGGACGCCTACTGGCCATCGCCCTGGGGACGGGGCCGCCCCGGCTGGCACATCGAGTGCTCGGCGATGTGCTGGCGTTACCTCGGTGCCGAGTTCGACATCCACGGCGGTGGGCTCGACCTGACCTTCCCGCACCACGAGAACGAGATCGCCCAGTCGACCGCCGCCGGCCTGCCGTTCGCCCGCTACTGGGTGCACCACGGCCTGCTCAGCCTCGATGGGGCGAAGATGGGCAAGTCGGCCGGCAACGCCCTCGACCTGGCCTACGTCGCCTCGCTCGGGGTGCGTCCAGTCGAGTTGCGCTACTACTTCGCCTCGGCGCACTACCGGTCCCGCATCGACTACACCGAGGACGCGCTGCGCGAGTCGGCGACCGCGTACCGGCGGATCGAGGGCTTCGTGCAGCGGGCCGCCGAGCGGGTCGGCGCGGGGCACCCCGGCGAGCTGCCGGCGGCGTTCACCGCCGCGATGGACGACGACCTGAACACCTCCGCCGCGCTGGCCGTCCTGCACGACGTCCTCCGCGACGGGAACACTGCGCTGGCCGGCGGGGACGATGTGACGGTCCGCACCGCGCTCGCCGCCGTCCGCGCGATGCTGGATATCCTCGGCGTCGACCCTCTGGACGCCGCCTGGACGGGCGGCGGTCGCGGCGACGACCTGCGCGGCGTGGTGGACTCCCTGGTCGCGCTGGCCCTGGAGCAGCGCGCCCAGGCGCGTGGTCGCAAGGACTGGGCCGCCGCCGACGCGGTACGCGACCAGCTCAAGCAGGCCGGGGTGATGGTCGAGGACACCCCCCAGGGACCCCGTTGGACTATTGGAGAGCAGGACTGA
- a CDS encoding HAD family hydrolase has product MIRAVVFDADETLLDLRPAVAGGLLAVLEEMRRLTPAAGGVSLDDLESDWGAVFRAHAADPVQEIRRAALARSLGRAGLAEHLESFATLFYTRRFALTRPYPDVLPALAELRPRFTLGYATNGNSRAEQCGLAGEFAFERYAHENGLPKKPAPEFFAEVAAAAGLPPTEVLYVGDSLALDVVASQAVGMRAVWLNRAGTPRPDDVRPDAEITTLADLPAVVRLLTAPVTVGGRPVADA; this is encoded by the coding sequence ATGATCAGAGCAGTGGTGTTCGACGCGGACGAGACGCTGCTGGATCTGCGACCGGCGGTGGCCGGCGGACTGCTGGCCGTACTGGAGGAGATGCGGCGGTTGACCCCGGCGGCGGGCGGAGTCTCCCTCGACGACCTGGAGTCGGACTGGGGTGCGGTCTTCCGTGCGCACGCCGCCGACCCGGTGCAGGAGATCCGCCGGGCGGCGCTGGCCCGGTCGCTGGGCCGCGCCGGGCTCGCGGAGCACCTAGAGAGCTTCGCCACCCTCTTCTACACCCGCCGGTTCGCGCTCACCCGGCCCTACCCGGACGTGTTGCCGGCCCTCGCCGAGCTGCGGCCCCGGTTCACCCTCGGGTACGCCACCAACGGCAACAGCCGGGCCGAGCAGTGCGGGCTGGCCGGTGAGTTCGCCTTCGAGCGGTACGCGCACGAGAACGGCCTGCCGAAGAAGCCCGCGCCGGAGTTCTTCGCGGAGGTGGCGGCGGCGGCCGGGTTGCCTCCGACCGAGGTGCTCTATGTCGGTGACTCGCTCGCCCTCGACGTGGTCGCGTCCCAGGCCGTCGGGATGCGGGCGGTCTGGCTCAACCGGGCCGGTACGCCCCGGCCCGACGACGTGCGACCGGATGCCGAGATCACCACGCTGGCCGACCTGCCGGCCGTGGTGCGGCTGCTCACCGCGCCGGTCACCGTAGGTGGCCGTCCGGTAGCGGACGCGTAG
- a CDS encoding alpha/beta fold hydrolase: MDFPVDTTPPYRLWARAVGPVDAPPLLLVMGANASGLTWPPALVDRLATRHRVIVYDHRDTGRSTWAFDEHPYQVADLADDAVAVLDAAGVERAHVVGMSMGGVLVQLLALDHPGRLLSATAFCTTALGAGLAGGDDAPPLPDPDPRLLRLWEHFTDERDREAELDWRVAHWRLLNGDVIPFDETAFRELEMACIDHTGTHRNPAAHARAGQDGLDRGAELAAVRVPFLVVEAPEDPINPPPHASHLAGLIPSATLVRIPGMGHALAPAVLDPLAGALLAHTTGVPPAAR, translated from the coding sequence ATGGACTTTCCGGTCGACACCACACCCCCGTACCGGCTCTGGGCGCGGGCGGTCGGCCCGGTCGACGCACCGCCCCTGCTCCTGGTCATGGGCGCCAACGCCAGCGGCCTCACCTGGCCGCCCGCGCTGGTCGACCGGCTCGCCACCCGGCACCGGGTGATCGTCTACGACCACCGCGACACCGGCCGCTCCACCTGGGCGTTCGACGAGCACCCGTACCAGGTGGCCGACCTGGCCGACGACGCCGTCGCCGTGCTCGACGCGGCCGGCGTGGAGCGGGCGCACGTCGTGGGCATGTCGATGGGGGGCGTCCTGGTGCAGCTCCTCGCCCTCGACCACCCCGGACGGCTGCTGTCGGCCACCGCGTTCTGCACCACCGCGCTCGGTGCCGGGCTGGCCGGCGGCGACGACGCACCGCCCCTGCCGGACCCGGACCCGCGCCTGCTGCGCCTCTGGGAACACTTCACCGACGAGCGGGACCGGGAGGCGGAACTCGACTGGCGGGTGGCGCACTGGCGGCTCCTCAACGGCGACGTGATCCCCTTCGACGAGACCGCCTTCCGGGAGCTCGAAATGGCCTGCATCGACCACACCGGCACCCACCGCAACCCCGCCGCGCACGCCCGCGCCGGTCAGGACGGACTGGACCGGGGCGCGGAGCTGGCCGCCGTACGCGTGCCGTTCCTGGTCGTCGAGGCACCGGAGGATCCGATCAACCCGCCGCCGCACGCGTCCCACCTGGCCGGACTGATTCCGTCGGCCACGCTGGTCCGCATCCCCGGCATGGGGCACGCACTGGCACCCGCGGTGCTGGATCCGCTCGCCGGTGCGCTGCTGGCCCACACCACGGGGGTCCCGCCGGCCGCGCGCTGA
- a CDS encoding IclR family transcriptional regulator, whose translation METAGRPGDGFAEPAGGTTPGRPGETSQTLDRGLRLLHLVADAQGGLTVTEAAHRLGIGRAAVYRLVSALTGHGMLRRDRAGRLRLGAGVLHLARRAQPLLAEGAMPALRRLAEQAGATAHLTVVEGDEGVALAVVEPSWTSFHVAYRTGSRHPLERGAAGRAILAGRTGSAGPVTTEGELQPGAYGVAAPVLGVPGLEASVGVVALAPLDAGSVGGQVLTAAAAIARALS comes from the coding sequence GTGGAGACGGCGGGACGACCCGGTGACGGGTTCGCGGAGCCGGCCGGGGGCACGACACCCGGTCGACCCGGGGAGACCTCGCAGACCCTGGACCGGGGACTGCGCCTGCTGCACCTGGTCGCGGACGCGCAGGGCGGGCTGACCGTCACCGAGGCCGCACACCGGCTCGGCATCGGCCGGGCGGCCGTCTACCGGCTGGTCAGCGCACTGACCGGGCACGGCATGTTGCGTCGCGACCGGGCGGGCCGGCTGCGCCTCGGTGCCGGGGTGCTGCACCTGGCCCGGCGTGCCCAACCGCTGCTCGCCGAGGGGGCGATGCCCGCGCTTCGCCGGCTGGCCGAGCAGGCCGGGGCGACCGCGCACCTGACCGTGGTGGAGGGGGACGAGGGCGTCGCCCTGGCCGTGGTCGAGCCGAGCTGGACGTCGTTCCACGTGGCGTACCGGACCGGCTCCCGGCACCCGCTGGAGCGCGGGGCGGCGGGCCGGGCCATCCTCGCCGGTCGGACCGGATCCGCCGGCCCGGTGACCACCGAGGGGGAGCTGCAACCCGGCGCGTACGGGGTGGCCGCCCCGGTGCTCGGCGTACCCGGCCTGGAGGCGAGCGTCGGCGTGGTGGCGCTGGCCCCGCTGGACGCCGGAAGCGTCGGCGGGCAGGTCCTCACCGCCGCCGCCGCGATCGCCCGCGCCCTGTCCTGA
- a CDS encoding GNAT family N-acetyltransferase codes for MGRPTYPIRTARLTLRPVTLNDLDDVCSWQRRPDVFRWTLSEPRTREESRSSVIAMAGEDALRVEGDCSTLAVATDAGVIGTVELVWRSQTDRTAELGYVFHPDHGGRGLATEAATALLDWGFTEFGLHRVYGRCHGRNAASARLMARLGMRQEARHVDSYLFNGEWADQLVYAILAREWSRRPLRGQ; via the coding sequence ATGGGCCGACCGACGTACCCGATCCGTACTGCGCGGCTCACCCTGCGCCCTGTCACGCTGAACGATCTCGACGATGTGTGCTCGTGGCAGCGCCGACCGGACGTCTTCCGCTGGACGCTCAGCGAGCCGCGTACCCGCGAGGAGTCGCGATCGTCGGTGATCGCCATGGCGGGTGAGGACGCGCTACGCGTCGAGGGAGACTGCTCGACTCTGGCCGTGGCCACCGACGCCGGGGTCATCGGGACGGTGGAACTCGTCTGGCGCAGTCAGACCGACCGCACGGCTGAACTCGGGTACGTCTTCCATCCCGACCACGGAGGTCGCGGACTGGCTACGGAAGCCGCCACGGCGCTGCTGGACTGGGGGTTCACCGAGTTCGGACTGCACCGGGTCTACGGCCGGTGCCACGGCCGCAATGCGGCGTCTGCCCGACTGATGGCCCGGCTCGGCATGCGTCAGGAGGCGCGCCACGTCGACAGCTACCTGTTCAATGGGGAGTGGGCCGACCAACTCGTCTACGCCATCCTGGCCCGCGAGTGGAGCCGACGCCCACTACGGGGCCAATGA
- a CDS encoding helix-turn-helix domain-containing protein, translated as MSRAVEQSNRAMLRARDAMDRSYAEPLDIPSLARIAHVSEAHFIRTFRATFGETPHRYLQRRRVERAMSLLLESDRDVTEICLAVGFGSLGTFSRTFSEIVGESPTAFRKRRSPAGAVPSCFTKSWTRPSSFG; from the coding sequence GTGAGCCGTGCCGTCGAGCAGTCCAACCGGGCGATGCTGCGTGCCCGGGACGCCATGGACCGCTCGTACGCCGAGCCGCTGGACATCCCGTCCCTGGCCCGGATCGCCCACGTCTCCGAGGCGCACTTCATCCGTACCTTCCGGGCGACCTTCGGCGAGACCCCGCACCGCTATCTCCAGCGTCGGCGGGTCGAACGGGCGATGTCCCTGCTGCTGGAGTCGGACCGCGACGTCACCGAGATCTGCCTCGCGGTCGGCTTCGGCAGTCTCGGCACGTTCAGCCGTACCTTCTCCGAGATCGTCGGCGAGTCGCCGACCGCGTTCCGGAAGCGGCGGAGCCCGGCCGGCGCCGTGCCGAGCTGCTTCACCAAGTCCTGGACCAGACCCAGCAGTTTCGGATAA
- a CDS encoding YciI family protein, with the protein MVQPDGPAPEAEVPEKIMRDVGAVDAEMRAAGVWVFAGGLHPPSTATVVRVTDGELLTTDGPYAEGKEHLGGFTSRRSPGRRTPSSGNCCAAAGRSCSAGQAGERRACSLRSRSVRRRAATVTDQGR; encoded by the coding sequence GTGGTCCAGCCGGACGGCCCCGCACCGGAGGCCGAGGTGCCGGAGAAGATCATGCGGGACGTGGGCGCGGTCGACGCGGAGATGCGGGCGGCCGGAGTCTGGGTCTTCGCCGGCGGACTGCACCCACCGAGCACGGCGACCGTGGTCCGGGTCACCGACGGGGAACTGCTGACGACCGACGGCCCGTACGCCGAGGGCAAGGAACACCTCGGTGGCTTCACCAGTCGGCGATCGCCCGGACGGAGAACACCGTCGAGCGGGAACTGCTGCGCCGCCGCCGGCAGGAGCTGCTCGGCCGGGCAGGCGGGTGAACGGCGTGCCTGCTCGCTGCGGAGCAGGTCGGTCAGGCGACGGGCGGCGACGGTGACCGACCAGGGGCGGTGA
- a CDS encoding class II fumarate hydratase gives MTNPEAVGYRIERDSMGEVEVPADALWRAQTQRAVQNFPLSGRGIESAQIRALAQIKGAAAQVNAEVGVLDAEVAAAIATAAAHVADGGYDDQFPIDVFQTGSGTSSNMNTNEVIATLASRELGRDVHPNDHVNASQSSNDVFPSSIHLAATQAVAHDLLPALAHLAEALEAKAAEFETVVKAGRTHLMDATPVTLGQEFGGYAAQIRYGIERLDSALPRLAELPLGGTAVGTGINTPLGFAGRVVEKLRESTGLPVTEARNHFEAQGARDALVETSGQLRTIAVGFYKIANDVRWMGSGPRAGLRELRIPDLQPGSSIMPGKVNPVVAEAVRQVCAQVIGNDATVAFAGSQGDFELNVMLPVMARNLLESIRLLAASSRLFADRCVAGLGANADVCLAYAEGSPSIVTPLNRHLGYDEAASIAKEALAKEISIREVVLARGHVDSGRLTEDQLDEALDVLRMTHP, from the coding sequence GTGACGAATCCAGAGGCAGTGGGCTACCGGATCGAACGCGACTCGATGGGTGAGGTGGAGGTGCCCGCCGACGCGCTGTGGCGGGCGCAGACCCAGCGCGCGGTGCAGAACTTCCCCCTCTCAGGGCGGGGCATCGAGTCCGCCCAGATCCGGGCGCTGGCCCAGATCAAGGGGGCGGCGGCGCAGGTCAACGCCGAGGTGGGCGTGCTCGATGCCGAGGTGGCCGCCGCGATCGCCACCGCCGCCGCGCACGTCGCCGACGGCGGGTACGACGACCAGTTTCCGATCGACGTCTTCCAGACCGGCTCGGGCACCTCGTCCAACATGAACACCAACGAGGTGATCGCCACCCTGGCCAGCCGGGAACTGGGCCGGGACGTGCACCCGAACGACCACGTCAACGCCTCGCAGTCGAGCAACGACGTCTTCCCGTCCTCGATCCACCTGGCCGCGACCCAGGCGGTCGCGCACGACCTGCTGCCCGCGCTGGCCCACCTGGCGGAGGCGCTGGAGGCCAAGGCGGCGGAGTTCGAGACGGTGGTCAAGGCCGGGCGGACCCACCTGATGGACGCCACCCCGGTCACCCTCGGCCAGGAGTTCGGCGGGTACGCCGCGCAGATCCGCTACGGCATCGAACGGCTCGACTCGGCCCTGCCCCGCCTGGCCGAACTTCCCCTCGGCGGCACGGCGGTGGGCACCGGCATCAACACTCCGCTCGGCTTCGCGGGCCGGGTGGTCGAGAAGTTGCGCGAGTCGACCGGGCTGCCGGTGACCGAGGCGCGCAACCACTTCGAGGCGCAGGGCGCACGGGACGCGCTGGTGGAGACCTCGGGTCAGCTCCGTACCATCGCGGTCGGTTTCTACAAGATCGCCAACGACGTGCGATGGATGGGGTCGGGGCCCCGCGCCGGCCTGCGTGAGCTGCGCATCCCCGACCTCCAGCCCGGCTCGTCGATCATGCCGGGCAAGGTGAATCCGGTGGTCGCCGAGGCGGTCCGGCAGGTCTGCGCCCAGGTGATCGGGAACGACGCCACGGTCGCCTTCGCGGGTTCCCAGGGCGACTTCGAGCTGAACGTGATGCTCCCGGTGATGGCCCGCAACCTGCTGGAGTCGATCCGTCTGCTGGCCGCGTCGAGCCGACTCTTCGCCGACCGTTGCGTGGCCGGTCTCGGCGCGAACGCCGACGTCTGTCTGGCGTACGCGGAGGGCTCGCCGTCGATCGTCACCCCACTGAACCGCCACCTCGGGTACGACGAGGCCGCCTCGATCGCCAAGGAGGCCCTTGCCAAGGAGATCTCGATCCGGGAGGTGGTGCTCGCCCGGGGCCACGTGGACAGCGGCAGGCTCACCGAAGACCAGCTCGACGAGGCACTGGACGTGCTCCGGATGACCCACCCCTGA
- a CDS encoding enoyl-CoA hydratase/isomerase family protein, protein MEVGGLTVRVTGVVATVEISNPRRRNAMTPDMWRQLPPLLDRLEADRAVRVLVLTGAGETFCAGADLGDLDELLAAGDQSVAVAAEERLAAFAKPTVAAVRGACVGGGCQLAVACDLRIAAADARFGVPPAKLGVVYPTSTTRRLAALVGPATAKYLIFTGELVDADRAARVGLVDEVVPVDRFTGRIAELTGTVAVRSQLSVVAAKEIVDGRADAGRAAWWHRQVRASGEAREGVVAFHERRPARFTWTIPPTG, encoded by the coding sequence GTGGAGGTTGGCGGACTGACCGTCCGGGTGACCGGGGTGGTGGCGACGGTGGAGATCAGTAATCCGCGCCGCCGGAACGCGATGACCCCGGACATGTGGCGGCAGCTGCCACCGCTGCTCGACCGGCTGGAGGCGGACCGGGCCGTCCGCGTCCTGGTGCTCACCGGGGCGGGGGAGACCTTCTGCGCCGGGGCCGACCTGGGTGACCTGGACGAGCTGCTGGCGGCCGGGGACCAGAGCGTGGCGGTGGCCGCCGAGGAACGGCTGGCCGCGTTCGCCAAGCCGACCGTCGCCGCGGTTCGCGGTGCCTGCGTCGGCGGCGGCTGTCAGCTCGCCGTCGCCTGTGACCTGCGGATCGCCGCCGCCGACGCCCGGTTCGGCGTCCCGCCGGCCAAGCTGGGGGTGGTCTACCCGACGTCGACCACCCGCCGTCTGGCGGCGCTGGTCGGGCCGGCCACCGCGAAGTACCTGATCTTCACCGGCGAGCTGGTGGACGCCGACCGGGCCGCGCGGGTCGGCCTGGTCGACGAGGTGGTGCCCGTCGACCGGTTCACCGGCCGGATCGCCGAGCTGACCGGCACCGTCGCCGTCCGCTCCCAGCTCAGCGTCGTCGCCGCCAAGGAGATCGTGGACGGTCGGGCCGACGCCGGGCGGGCAGCCTGGTGGCACCGGCAGGTCCGGGCCAGCGGCGAGGCGCGGGAGGGGGTGGTGGCGTTCCACGAGCGCCGCCCGGCCCGCTTCACCTGGACGATCCCGCCGACCGGTTGA